The Zalophus californianus isolate mZalCal1 chromosome X, mZalCal1.pri.v2, whole genome shotgun sequence genome window below encodes:
- the PPP1R3F gene encoding protein phosphatase 1 regulatory subunit 3F isoform X1 produces MARPAPVEPPLRHPAPPSPAAGEPRTSVEAAVAPRRVLFADEALGLPLAQLRRYRPWGGPGAGKMAAAAGQDGDGGGADEDDDGEDGDEGEEEEEAGPAPSPLCPVPAGGGFYLVPTFSLPPAPGRLERLGRVMVELEALLPPPGAVPGGAGVWVPGGRPPVLRGLVRVLNRSFEKAVHVRASHDGWASFCDHPARYVPRSPPGAGAGGPGAGDPILDPGLGLGLGPGQASASSPDDGGRTDRFAFQLPFAEGAGDGARLDFVVRYETPEGTFWANNQGRNYTVLLRIAPAPTPTDAEGLPQQQQLQQLEPQPECQGPVEAEARQLKSCMKPVRRRPTEEELRMKSVKDSTPSMAERPSVQESVGPLVAPTPLRPWPQMTLQVSEVTVTGKPPEEGDVPRSSPPVAFTEVPQAPAIRILPSSSVCGLGGSPRDQASGPDSSEGAAGPLLEPSQQQVEATWEVSRENGGGQKDSVVGAIMDEPPGGLEVVSGLEELLGEDTIDQELEQLYLSHLSRLRASVAAGGAGGGGEGPTDGGVSPSHALGILTDRDLILKWPGPERALNSALAEEITLHYARLGRGVELIKDTEDPDEEGEGEEGLSVIPSSPEGDTPKESPPEILSGAHSVVATMGDVWLPWAEGSGCDSPVVLGAEGQFTGAPAKGMGKDTDSLRISRVTAGVTGSPGGKEGRMEFTTEWADSLVPIPGKELAAPVLQGQSLTLLGPSGAEVCPSSLARPHVSSQDEEGSGPSLESPKKSPTLAAPAECVCVFPPQLRGPLTQTLGVLAGLVVVPVALNSGMSLLVLALCLSLAWFS; encoded by the exons aTGGCGCGCCCGGCCCCTGTGGAGCCCCCGCTGCGGCATCCCGCGCCCCCCTCGCCGGCCGCGGGCGAGCCCCGCACCTCTGTTGAGGCGGCGGTGGCCCCGCGGAGAGTGCTGTTCGCCGACGAGGCCCTGGGGCTGCCGCTGGCGCAGCTGCGCCGCTACCGACCGTGGGGCGGGCCCGGGGCGGGCAAgatggcggcggcggccgggcaAGATGGCGACGGCGGCGGGGCTGACGAGGACGACGATGGCGAGGATGGGgatgaaggggaggaggaagaggaggctggCCCTGCGCCCTCGCCGCTGTGCCCCGTCCCCGCTGGCGGGGGGTTTTACCTGGTGCCCACATTTTCGCTGCCGCCCGCGCCGGGCCGTCTGGAGCGCTTGGGGCGCGTCATGGTGGAGCTGGAGGCGCTGCTGCCGCCTCCCGGAGCGGTCCCCGGGGGTGCCGGGGTGTGGGTGCCTGGGGGGCGCCCGCCGGTGCTGCGCGGGTTGGTACGCGTGCTGAACCGCTCCTTCGAGAAGGCGGTGCACGTGCGGGCCTCACACGACGGCTGGGCTTCCTTCTGCGACCACCCAGCGCGCTACGTCCCGCGCAGCCCGCCGGGGGCAGGAGCGGGAGGACCAGGAGCAGGAGATCCCATCCTGGATCCCGGCCTGGGCCTGGGCTTGGGCCCTGGCCAGGCGTCCGCCTCCTCGCCCGACGACGGCGGCCGCACTGACCGCTTTGCCTTCCAGCTGCCCTTTGCTGAGGGCGCGGGCGATGGGGCGCGCCTGGACTTCGTGGTGCGCTATGAGACCCCCGAGGGCACTTTCTGGGCCAACAACCAAGGCCGCAACTACACAGTCCTGCTCCGGATCGCACCCGCTCCCACACCCACTGATGCCGAAGGGctgccccagcagcagcagctgcagcagctggAGCCACAGCCCGAGTGCCAGGGTCCCGTGGAGGCTGAGGCCAGGCAGCTGAAGAGCTGCATGAAGCCGGTGAGGCGCAG GCCTACTGAGGAAGAGCTGAGGATGAAGAGTGTGAAGGACAGCACCCCTTCTATGG caGAGCGCCCTAGTGTCCAGGAGTCAGTGGGTCCCCTGGTGGCCCCTACCCCTCTCCGTCCGTGGCCTCAGATGACGCTTCAG GTTTCTGAAGTTACAGTGACTGGCAAACCCCCAGAGGAAGGTGACGTCCCCAGAAGCAGTCCGCCTGTGGCTTTCACGGAGGTCCCCCAGGCGCCGGCCATCAGgatcctcccttcttcctctgtctgtggcctgggtggctctccCAGGGACCAGGCCTCGGGGCCCGATTCAAGTGAGGGGGCAGCCGGGCCTCTCCTGGAACCCAGCCAGCAACAGGTGGAGGCCACGTGGGAAGTATCGAGAGAGAATGGAGGGGGCCAGAAGGACTCCGTGGTGGGGGCCATAATGGATGAACCCCCTGGGGGTCTGGAGGTCGTGAGTGGGTTGGAGGAGCTGCTTGGCGAGGACACCATTGACCAGGAGCTGGAGCAGCTCTACCTGTCCCACCTGAGCCGCCTGCGGGCTTCTGTGGctgcaggtggggcagggggtggcggggagggccCCACAGATGGGGGGGTGTCCCCCAGCCATGCCCTGGGCATACTCACGGACCGCGACCTGATCTTGAAGTGGCCTGGCCCCGAGCGGGCCCTGAACAGTGCCCTGGCTGAGGAGATCACACTGCACTATGCGCGGCTGGGGCGTGGTGTGGAGCTTATCAAGGACACTGAGGACCCTgacgaggagggggagggggaagagggactCTCCGTTATACCCTCCAGCCCCGAAGGGGACACCCCCAAGGAATCGCCTCCGGAAATCCTCTCGGGAGCCCATTCTGTGGTAGCCACTATGGGAGATGTGTGGCTCCCGTGGGCAGAGGGCTCGGGTTGTGACAGCCCCGTGGTTCTGGGTGCAGAGGGTCAGTTCACTGGGGCTCCGGCAAAGGGGATGGGCAAGGACACCGACTCTTTGCGTATAAGTAGGGTGACAGCTGGGGTGACCGGGTCCCCAGGGGGGAAAGAAGGACGGATGGAGTTTACCACTGAGTGGGCAGACAGCTTGGTTCCTATACCTGGTAAGGAGCTAGCTGCTCCAGTCCTACAGGGGCAAAGTCTCACCCTCCTTGGTCCCTCCGGGGCCGAAGTCTGTCCTTCTAGCCTGGCCAGGCCTCACGTGAGCTCCCAGGATGAAGAGGGTTCAGGCCCAAGCCTTGAGTCCCCAAAGAAGTCTCCCACCTTAGCAGCCCCtgcagaatgtgtgtgtgtatttcctccCCAGCTCCGGGGGCCCTTGACCCAGACTCTGGGGGTCCTGGCTGGGTTGGTGGTGGTCCCTGTGGCTCTGAACAGTGGTATGTCCCTCCTGGTGCTtgcgctgtgcctctctctggcCTGGTTCTCGTAG
- the PPP1R3F gene encoding protein phosphatase 1 regulatory subunit 3F isoform X2 has protein sequence MARPAPVEPPLRHPAPPSPAAGEPRTSVEAAVAPRRVLFADEALGLPLAQLRRYRPWGGPGAGKMAAAAGQDGDGGGADEDDDGEDGDEGEEEEEAGPAPSPLCPVPAGGGFYLVPTFSLPPAPGRLERLGRVMVELEALLPPPGAVPGGAGVWVPGGRPPVLRGLVRVLNRSFEKAVHVRASHDGWASFCDHPARYVPRSPPGAGAGGPGAGDPILDPGLGLGLGPGQASASSPDDGGRTDRFAFQLPFAEGAGDGARLDFVVRYETPEGTFWANNQGRNYTVLLRIAPAPTPTDAEGLPQQQQLQQLEPQPECQGPVEAEARQLKSCMKPVRRRPTEEELRMKSVKDSTPSMERPSVQESVGPLVAPTPLRPWPQMTLQVSEVTVTGKPPEEGDVPRSSPPVAFTEVPQAPAIRILPSSSVCGLGGSPRDQASGPDSSEGAAGPLLEPSQQQVEATWEVSRENGGGQKDSVVGAIMDEPPGGLEVVSGLEELLGEDTIDQELEQLYLSHLSRLRASVAAGGAGGGGEGPTDGGVSPSHALGILTDRDLILKWPGPERALNSALAEEITLHYARLGRGVELIKDTEDPDEEGEGEEGLSVIPSSPEGDTPKESPPEILSGAHSVVATMGDVWLPWAEGSGCDSPVVLGAEGQFTGAPAKGMGKDTDSLRISRVTAGVTGSPGGKEGRMEFTTEWADSLVPIPGKELAAPVLQGQSLTLLGPSGAEVCPSSLARPHVSSQDEEGSGPSLESPKKSPTLAAPAECVCVFPPQLRGPLTQTLGVLAGLVVVPVALNSGMSLLVLALCLSLAWFS, from the exons aTGGCGCGCCCGGCCCCTGTGGAGCCCCCGCTGCGGCATCCCGCGCCCCCCTCGCCGGCCGCGGGCGAGCCCCGCACCTCTGTTGAGGCGGCGGTGGCCCCGCGGAGAGTGCTGTTCGCCGACGAGGCCCTGGGGCTGCCGCTGGCGCAGCTGCGCCGCTACCGACCGTGGGGCGGGCCCGGGGCGGGCAAgatggcggcggcggccgggcaAGATGGCGACGGCGGCGGGGCTGACGAGGACGACGATGGCGAGGATGGGgatgaaggggaggaggaagaggaggctggCCCTGCGCCCTCGCCGCTGTGCCCCGTCCCCGCTGGCGGGGGGTTTTACCTGGTGCCCACATTTTCGCTGCCGCCCGCGCCGGGCCGTCTGGAGCGCTTGGGGCGCGTCATGGTGGAGCTGGAGGCGCTGCTGCCGCCTCCCGGAGCGGTCCCCGGGGGTGCCGGGGTGTGGGTGCCTGGGGGGCGCCCGCCGGTGCTGCGCGGGTTGGTACGCGTGCTGAACCGCTCCTTCGAGAAGGCGGTGCACGTGCGGGCCTCACACGACGGCTGGGCTTCCTTCTGCGACCACCCAGCGCGCTACGTCCCGCGCAGCCCGCCGGGGGCAGGAGCGGGAGGACCAGGAGCAGGAGATCCCATCCTGGATCCCGGCCTGGGCCTGGGCTTGGGCCCTGGCCAGGCGTCCGCCTCCTCGCCCGACGACGGCGGCCGCACTGACCGCTTTGCCTTCCAGCTGCCCTTTGCTGAGGGCGCGGGCGATGGGGCGCGCCTGGACTTCGTGGTGCGCTATGAGACCCCCGAGGGCACTTTCTGGGCCAACAACCAAGGCCGCAACTACACAGTCCTGCTCCGGATCGCACCCGCTCCCACACCCACTGATGCCGAAGGGctgccccagcagcagcagctgcagcagctggAGCCACAGCCCGAGTGCCAGGGTCCCGTGGAGGCTGAGGCCAGGCAGCTGAAGAGCTGCATGAAGCCGGTGAGGCGCAG GCCTACTGAGGAAGAGCTGAGGATGAAGAGTGTGAAGGACAGCACCCCTTCTATGG AGCGCCCTAGTGTCCAGGAGTCAGTGGGTCCCCTGGTGGCCCCTACCCCTCTCCGTCCGTGGCCTCAGATGACGCTTCAG GTTTCTGAAGTTACAGTGACTGGCAAACCCCCAGAGGAAGGTGACGTCCCCAGAAGCAGTCCGCCTGTGGCTTTCACGGAGGTCCCCCAGGCGCCGGCCATCAGgatcctcccttcttcctctgtctgtggcctgggtggctctccCAGGGACCAGGCCTCGGGGCCCGATTCAAGTGAGGGGGCAGCCGGGCCTCTCCTGGAACCCAGCCAGCAACAGGTGGAGGCCACGTGGGAAGTATCGAGAGAGAATGGAGGGGGCCAGAAGGACTCCGTGGTGGGGGCCATAATGGATGAACCCCCTGGGGGTCTGGAGGTCGTGAGTGGGTTGGAGGAGCTGCTTGGCGAGGACACCATTGACCAGGAGCTGGAGCAGCTCTACCTGTCCCACCTGAGCCGCCTGCGGGCTTCTGTGGctgcaggtggggcagggggtggcggggagggccCCACAGATGGGGGGGTGTCCCCCAGCCATGCCCTGGGCATACTCACGGACCGCGACCTGATCTTGAAGTGGCCTGGCCCCGAGCGGGCCCTGAACAGTGCCCTGGCTGAGGAGATCACACTGCACTATGCGCGGCTGGGGCGTGGTGTGGAGCTTATCAAGGACACTGAGGACCCTgacgaggagggggagggggaagagggactCTCCGTTATACCCTCCAGCCCCGAAGGGGACACCCCCAAGGAATCGCCTCCGGAAATCCTCTCGGGAGCCCATTCTGTGGTAGCCACTATGGGAGATGTGTGGCTCCCGTGGGCAGAGGGCTCGGGTTGTGACAGCCCCGTGGTTCTGGGTGCAGAGGGTCAGTTCACTGGGGCTCCGGCAAAGGGGATGGGCAAGGACACCGACTCTTTGCGTATAAGTAGGGTGACAGCTGGGGTGACCGGGTCCCCAGGGGGGAAAGAAGGACGGATGGAGTTTACCACTGAGTGGGCAGACAGCTTGGTTCCTATACCTGGTAAGGAGCTAGCTGCTCCAGTCCTACAGGGGCAAAGTCTCACCCTCCTTGGTCCCTCCGGGGCCGAAGTCTGTCCTTCTAGCCTGGCCAGGCCTCACGTGAGCTCCCAGGATGAAGAGGGTTCAGGCCCAAGCCTTGAGTCCCCAAAGAAGTCTCCCACCTTAGCAGCCCCtgcagaatgtgtgtgtgtatttcctccCCAGCTCCGGGGGCCCTTGACCCAGACTCTGGGGGTCCTGGCTGGGTTGGTGGTGGTCCCTGTGGCTCTGAACAGTGGTATGTCCCTCCTGGTGCTtgcgctgtgcctctctctggcCTGGTTCTCGTAG